CTCTACACCAGTACAGGTGGTTTTTTGGGTGTCACGAATACCGACGATTTCGATTTCGTCGCCAACGCGGACGATACCTGATTCAACACGGCCGGTAACAACGGTACCACGACCTGAGATTGAGAATACGTCTTCGATTGGCATTAGGAATGCTTTGTCGACGTCACGCTCTGGCTCTGGGATGTAGGTGTCTAGGATACCTAATAACTCTACAACAGCTGGTTGGCCGTATTTGCCTTCGTCGCCTTTTAGGGCTTGGGTGGCTGAGCCTTTTACGATTGGGGTGTCGTCACCTGGGAAGTCGTAGTCGTTAAGAAGTTCGCGAACTTCCATTTCTACGAGCTCTAGTAGCTCTTCGTCGTCAACTAGGTCGCATTTGTTCATGAATACGATGATGTACGGTACGCCAACCTGACGTGATAGCAGGATGTGCTCACGGGTTTGTGGCATTGGGCCGTCAGTCGCTGATACGACTAAGATTGCGCCGTCCATTTGGGCAGCACCAGTGATCATGTTTTTAACATAGTCGGCGTGACCTGGGCAATCAACGTGGGCGTAGTGACGGGTTTCGGTGTCATATTCTACGTGTGAGGTGTTGATGGTGATGCCACGCGCTTTTTCTTCTGGGGCGCTGTCGATGGCTGCGTAGTCTTTGGCTTCGCCGCCAGAGGTGATGGCTGCTACGGTTGCGATAGCGGCTGTTAGGGTTGTTTTACCATGGTCAACGTGTCCGATGGTGCCGACGTTGACGTGTGGCTTGTTGCGTTCAAACTTGGCCTTTGCCATGAGTATTTCCTCTTTATTTGGGGTCAGTGCTTAGCTCATATTTATACTGTCGCTAAAGCAATTCTAACCACATTAAGATAATTGTTAAAAGGTTGCACATGCAGTGTGCAGATATTATAAGAAAATCATGGCCAATAACAAGTCTTTTCACAAGTTATTGGCTATTAAGTGATGACTATACAAAGGCAAACTTTATATAGTCACCATTAATTGATTTTTACTTACTCTTCTTCGTCTTTACTAGTGAACTTCTTCATGATCTCATCAGCGACAGACTTAGGCGTTTCAGCATACTTTTGGAATTCCATAGAGTATGTTGCACGGCCTTGAGACTGTGAACGAAGGTTGGTTGCATAACCAAACATTTCTGCTAATGGTACTTCAGCACGAATCTGCTTAGTGCCACCAGGTAGATCGTCCATGCCTTGAACCATACCACGACGACGGTTTAGGTCACCCATGATATCACCCATGTACTCTTCTGGAGTCTCTACTTCAACCTTCATGATAGGCTCAAGAAGTGCTGGGTTTGCTGCTAAGAAGCCTTTTCTGAAAGCAATAGAACCAGCCATCTTAAATGATAGCTCATCCGAGTCAACATCATGGTAAGAACCGTCATACAATGTCGCTTTTACGCCAACGATTGGGTAACCGGCCAAAATACCATTCTTCATGCGCTCTTGAATACCTTTGTCAACAGCATTATGGAATTCTTTTGGTACCACACCACCGACAACTTCTTCAGTGAATTCGTACTCAACTTCGCCTGCTGGATCAAGTGGCTCAAGACGTAACCAAACGTGACCGAATTTACCACGACCACCTGTCTGACGTACGAACTTACCTTCTTGCTCAACACCGTTACGAATCGTTTCACGGTACGCAACTTGCGGTGCACCGATGTTAGCTTCAACTTTAAATTCACGCTTCATACGATCAACAAGAATTTCTAAGTGTAGCTCACCCATACCACTGATGATGGTCTGACCTGACTCTTCATCCGTATGAACACGGAATGATGGATCTTCTTTAGCAAGACGACCCAACGCCATTGACATTTTTTCTTGGTCAGCTTTAGTCTTAGGCTCAA
The sequence above is a segment of the Psychrobacter fulvigenes genome. Coding sequences within it:
- the tuf gene encoding elongation factor Tu, translating into MAKAKFERNKPHVNVGTIGHVDHGKTTLTAAIATVAAITSGGEAKDYAAIDSAPEEKARGITINTSHVEYDTETRHYAHVDCPGHADYVKNMITGAAQMDGAILVVSATDGPMPQTREHILLSRQVGVPYIIVFMNKCDLVDDEELLELVEMEVRELLNDYDFPGDDTPIVKGSATQALKGDEGKYGQPAVVELLGILDTYIPEPERDVDKAFLMPIEDVFSISGRGTVVTGRVESGIVRVGDEIEIVGIRDTQKTTCTGVEMFRKLLDEGRAGENCGVLLRGTKREDVQRGQVLAKPGSITPHTKFDAEVYVLSKEEGGRHTPFLNGYRPQFYFRTTDVTGAIQLQDGTEMVMPGDNVEMGVELIHPIAMDKGLRFAIREGGRTVGAGVVANVLS